In the genome of Hyphomicrobium sp. ghe19, the window CGCTTGACGCATTCGCTTCCGATGATGTGCTGGCTCTGGATTTTTGGCGGCGAGTGTCTGCGCGTTTCGGCAAAGATCCTGGTGTTCTTTTCGAACTCTGGAATGAACCGGTTTACGACGGCAAGTTGTGGCGAAGCACCGGTGAACATTGGCCGGTTCTCAAAGCGCTGTGGGTGCGCCTGATCAACGAAATCAGATCGCGATCCGACGCGATCCTCATCGTTGCGGGCGGGCGGTGGGCCCACGATCTCAAGGGCGTTGCGAAGGACCTGATCGATGACGAGCGGGTCATCTATTCCTGGCATTGCTATCCGAATGAAGACCGCGGCGTCGCTTCACGCTGGCCGGATAGCCTCGACGGTCTTCCGGCCGTCAAACCTGTCGTCGTCACCGAGTGGGGCTTCAGCAGGGACGGGGATGGTGTAATCAGGGGCACGCCGGAAGACTTCGGCATTCCGTTCACGCGCGATATTCTAGAACCCCTTAAGCTGCATTCAATGGCGTGGTGCTTCTCTTCCGGGGCGACCCCGAGGATGCTCGCGCCGGATGGTGTCTCAACGACCGAGTACGGCGCGTTCGTCAAAGACTATCTGGCGCGTTCGTGGCGTCCCGAGACTTGATCCGAGAGCGAACAAAGATGGCATCGATAAAGGGGGAAGTTGGCGCTGCTGCACCGGATGCCAGCGATCTCGTGCGCGTCTTTCGTCCATTCCTTTTGCTCGTCGTGCTGCTTGTCTATTGGATTTCGTTCGAGCCGTTCCATGACCGCTCGGGCGCCGATCTCGCCGGGCCGCTCGAGGGCGGAAATATCGCCAATCAGATTGCCTTCCCGCTGCTGTTCATCGTGTTGGCCGGCTTTACGCTCGCTACGAAGCCGAACCACTTCCGCAACGTCGCGGCGTTTCCGTTTGTTGCGTTCATGGTTTGGCTGCTGATCACGAATATGGTCTCTGGCGATCCTGCGACGGGTTTGAAGCGCGGCCTATTCGAGGTCATCTCGATGACGATTGCGGCGATGGCCGTGGGACTGCCACAGAGCCCGCGTCAGTTCGCAAATCAACTCGCGATCGCGGCTTTCGCCGTGCTCGTTCTTTGCTACGTGGGCGTTGCGTTTCTCCCGTCGCTTTCCATCCACTCGACGGGCGACACCTTGGAGAGGGAACTCGCGGGCAACTGGCGCGGGTTCTTCAGTCACAAGAATGAAGCTGGGGCAATGATGGTCGTCCTCATCTTCTCGGGGTTATTCATCACTGAGGCCGGCAAGACTTGGGCCGGCTGGCTGATCGTCGGCGCGGCGTCTGTGTTCCTGCTGTTCTCGGTGTCGAAGACGTCGATTGCGCTGGTGCCGTTTACGCTCTTCCTAGCGGCGCTGGTCTACCGGGCGCGGAGTGGTTGGTTTCGCGCCGTCCTCGTCCTGCTGCCGCTTGTTTTTCTGAACGTTGCAACGGTCGGATCGAGCTGGCCGGGTCCGATCAGATCACTCGTCGCCCTCGTGCTTCCGGATGCCACCTTCACGGGGCGAACGGATCTTTGGCGCTTCTCTCTCGAGCAGACGGCCGAGCATCCGATTTTCGGCTACGGGCTTACGGGGCCGTGGCGGACGAACGAGCTCATGTACCGTGACAAGCTGCCGGCGGAACCGGAGGATATTTCGGGCTGGGTCGAAGAACTCGGAACGGATTCTCACAACAGCTATCTCGAAGCGGCGCTTCAATTCGGCATTCCCGGTTTGGCTTTGCTGCTGATCGCCGTGATCTATGTTCCGCTGCGGGACTTCGGGGTTGCATCACGATTGTCGAACAATCCGGCTCTCGTGCGCTATTTCCTGAGGCTGTGGATCTACGTCCTCTTCACAGCGTCGCTGGAGACCGTGCTCGTCTCGCGCAACAATCCGGTCTGGTTCATGGCTCTGATGGCGATTGTCGGGATGCATCTGCTTGCGCGTTTCCCCGTCGCCAAAGAGGATCGCCGCTGATCTTCCGGTCAGGCGCGAACGCCGATGCCGTGCAAGGCTTCGTCGACCGACAGGCATGGAATTCCGCGCGCCATTGCTGCCTTCACTGCCATTTCGAGATGAGCGGGGGAGCAGCCGATCCAGCTTGGACTGGGCGTCACGTCGTGGGTATAGAAAATGACCCATGCGTTTGTCGCGATCGCCTGGTCGAGAATTGCGTTGATGGATTGCTCGGTGCTCGTTCGATCATACAGTTCTACTGATCGAAGCATCGCCAGATCGATCAGGCCCGAGTTCAAACCACAGTAGATGCTGCGGCAGCTGCTGAACGTTTTGTCGAGGTCGAACTTCCGCGGGAACGAAACATTCCCGAATGGATAGGCGAAATTTTTGCTCACTGCGTTGCCGCAAATGTCGCGAAGGGCATTGAAGCACTGTTGCGTTTCGCGTGCGAGGGCGGATCGCGTCAAGCTCTGCACTTTGACGTGGTTGTACGTGTGGCAGCCGATTTCGTGGCCTGCGCGGGCGAGCGCCCCGACGTCGCGCTTGTCGATGACGGTCCAATGCTCGTCTCGGTTTCCGCAGATACCGGGCGCGATGTAGTAGGTTCCACGTATGCCATAGCGATCAAGGATCCGCGCACCATTCGTCCGAGCGGAATCCGGTGCATCGTCGAAGGTGAAACTCACGATCGGATGGGTGTTTTTCGCGAAGATCGGCTTCGTCGGCACGATACGCGCGAGATAGCGCGAGGCGCTGGCACAAAGGCCCGTAACGCGCTTCGGTGTTAGTTCGGCGCGACTTCCTTGAACCGGTCTGCCGATCGCGTTGATGCCGTCCATGGTTCACCCGAGTTCCAGATTGGAGATGAGATATGCCGCTGCTTGTCGCGTGGTATGCTGTTCGGCGGCGCGTCTCAGCGCAGCTCTGTCAGTCGGCGTATTGAGAGCAAGCTCGATCGCGGTCGAGAGCGCTTTCGTATCGCCGACCGGCACGAGGCCGCCGAGGCGACCGCCTTCGAGAACTTCCCGAGGTCCATAAGGGCAATCGGTTGAAACGACGGCGGTGCCGCAGGCGAGAGCTTCGATCAGCACGTTGCCGAGCCCTTCGAACTTCGACGAGCTGACGAGCACGTTGGCCTTCAGAAGCCATTCGAATGGATCGTTTGTTGCGCCCGTGAGCGTTACGCGATCTTCGAGTTCAAGGCGCGCGATGATGTCTTCGAGCGTCGGACGCATCGGGCCTTCGCCGACAATGACGAGGCGCGAGGGCACGCGCTTCACGAGATCGGCGAATGCTTCGATCAATGTCAGATGGTCTTTTTCGGGTGACAGGCGGCCAATCGCGACGAGCAAACCTTTTTCGCGCGTTTCGGGGGTTTCTTTTCCGAGTGCCAACCGCGCAGCCGTCGGTGGATCGATGACAGCGTTCGATGTCATGACGCTGATCCGTTCGGCCGGTACGCCGAAATTCAAGATGAGGTCGCGGCGAGCGCCTTCCGTCAAGGTGAGGACGCGATCGGCGCGACTGTAGACGTATCCGGCGGCGCGGAAGGCGAGGCGGTTCTGAAGATACGGGTCGAGGTCTTTCGCAATCGAGGGCGCTGTCACTTCGCGCAGCACGAGGCGCGGGCGTGTTTTCGGCGAGAGCAATCGGGTGGCGGCGAACGCCGCGACGTTGGGGGCGGCTTCAGAACTGAAGAGCACCGTCGGCCGCAACTGGCGGATCGCGTTGCTGAGAGGGATGACTGCCGTTGCGAGGCGCTTCGCGGAGACGTGAACAATGCGGACGCCGTCCGCCACGAACTGCCTCAGCCGGCCTTCGGGAACGAGCGTGAGAATGCTGACCTCGATGCCCGTTTCGAAAAGGCTGTTCGCCAACAAGATGGCGTCGCGCTGAGCGCCTCCGCCGTGGAGTGCACGGATGAAGAATGCGACGTGCGGTCGAGAGGTCACGGCCTCGATCGCATCGGCGTCCGCGGTGTCAGTCGCTTGGCCAACATCGCCTGCGAGGTTGGCATGGAAAGTGGATTTCCGGTTTGTCCCATGAAGCATCATGGGGACGGTCCATGCCAAAAGCGTGCCTGAATCGACAACGATTGGGCGCGGTCCGTCGAAAAAGAAAACGAGACGTGTCCCAAAATCGGGCAGTTGTTCAGTGGTGCAGTAAGGCTTTCCCGTAATGATTTTGCGCCACGCTGTGATCTACATCGGTTCGCGAGTGTTTGCTGCGGCGCTCAACTTGCTTTCGGTCGCCCTCTTTGCGCGTCTTGCAGGGCCCGAGACGTTCGGCGCTTATCTTCTCTACCTCGCTTCGGCGTACATCATTTACGGCTTCGCCATTCAATGGCTCAGGATGTCGTTTTTTGCCGTCTATACGGCGGACCATTCGCTTTCGATCGTCGGCACGTTCATTCGCACGATGTCTGTTTTGGTCGGTTTGGTCGCCGTCATAGGGGGCTTGACCGTTTGGGCGGGCATCTTCAGCCGCGATGCTGTGGCGGGCACCGTCCTGCCGACGGTCGGCCTCGCTGTATTCGAGACGTTCTATGAGATCTCACGTGCGCGCCTGAAGGTGGAACTGGTTGGGGTCGCCGTGCTTCTTCGGGCGCTTTTCGTTCCGGTCGGCGGGGCGGTCGCCTTCGCGTTAACGGGAACCGCGACGGGCCTTGCAGCCGGCGTTGCGCTCGCTAACGTTTTGGCGGCGGCGCCTTTGATCCGCGAGGGTTGGCCGGCGGTTAGAGAGAAGTTCTCCGCCGGTATTGCGCGTCAATATTTGAAGTACGGCTCGCCGCTGATCCTGGCTTTCGGCATCAATGCCGCCGGACAAAGCGGCGATCGATTGCTTCTCGCAAAATTCGACAGCGTCGGGGCGGTCGGTCCGTATGGCGCGGTCAGCGATCTCATTAAGCAAAGCCTCGTCGTGGTATCCGAGGCGGTTGCCGGATCTTACATGCCGCACGCAAAACGCGCCGCGAGCGATGGCGACAGCGCGCGAACGAGGCTCATTTTAACGGAAGCGTTCCGCGCGTATTCGTTCATAACGGCCTTTGGATCGGCCTTTATTCTGTGCTTTGCGCCCGACTTGGTCCACGTGCTTTTCGGCGAGGCTTACGCCGAGGCCGCCGCGTCTCTGGTTCCAATCTTTACGTTGGCGACGGCCCTTTACGTTTTCCGGGCGTTCTACTTCGGGCAGGCGATCTATTTCCTGGAGAGCTCATCGGCCGAACTCTATGCTTCGACTGCGACAGTGGCTGCGGGTGCCGCAACGGCGCTTCTGCTCATTCCATCTCATGGTGCGGCCGGCGCGGCTTTGGCCATGCTCGCGGCGCAGGGAGCGGGTTGTCTCGTTGCGGCACTCGCGGCGCGACGGTGGCAAGCCATGCCGCTTCCCATTCTCGATCTTTTCGGCATTGCTGGCATTGCAGCAGCCGCGGCGTTCCTGGCCGATACCGCTGATCTGCTGCCAGCGGCTCATGTGGTGATATTGGCGCTTAAGCTTGCTGCACTCGGCCTTGGGGCGTGCCTCGTGATCGCGTTGTACGATATCTTCGGTATCGGCGTCTGGACGCGGCAACTCACGCTCCGCAAGCTTGCCGCTATCCGATTGGTCTAAGAGCCGCGCGGCGCTATTTGGCTGCAACGACCAGTTCGTTATAGGCGGCGAGCATCCGGCCGCGCGAATATTTGGCGCGGATTGCCTGAGCGAACTTATCGAGATCGGCGTTTGTTTGCGTTCGCGGGCGTTGGGCTCCGATCGCTGCGGCGAATGCCAGCGTGTCATCGGGGTCGATGAAGCTTACGGGTTCGCTGCCGCCGACGGAGAGGACTTCGCGCAAGACCGGAAGGTCTGCTGCAACAATCGCTACGCCGGCCATCGCTGCTTCCACCGCCGCAAGCCCGAACGTTTCCCATTTGGACGGAAACACGAACACGTCGACGGCGCCGAGAAGATCGCCGAGTGTCTCCCGAGAGACAATTCCCAAGAAGTGGATTCGATCTGCAACTCCAAGCGAGCGTGCCTGTTCGCGTAGGTCGTTCTCGTTCGGTCCGCCGCCCGCAAGGATAAGCCGGGCGCCGGTCACATGGGTCAGAGCGCGAACGATCTGGTGCTGGCCCTTCTGATCGCAAAGTCTGCCGGCGTTCAGAAGCAGCAGGCCGTCGTCCGGAATGGCATGTCGAGGCAAGACTTCGGCGCGGGGGTGACGTGCTTTTGGTGCATCTAGGCCGTGATCGATCCTGCGCAGATTTCTGCGGTAGCGCTGCGGATAATGACGGAAGGCGTGCTCGGTTGCGGCGGAGTTCGCGATGTTGACGCTGTAGAGCCCCGCCGACCCCATGGCTGCATCGAGCAGGCGGACTGCGGGGTGAATTTCTTCCGGCATCGCGGTTTGGTGCACGATACGCCGTTTGCAGCCGACGAGAGCTCCAATGAGGCCGACGATGACAGACGCCGTCGATTGATAGGCGATAAGCGTGTCGGGCCTCGTCCTCGCGATTGTCATGATCGCGCCTGCAATGCCGCGCAGCTTCTGAGCGGTGGTGGCGCTGATGCCGGGGTAAATGAAGCGCGTCTCGACGCGGGCGCCGCCGCTTTGAAGTCCGTCCGAGATCATCTGGGCGAGCGCTTCGACGCCGCCGCCTTCGTTGCTGTGAACGAGTTGCAAGACGGAAATTCTGCTGCCGCTTCGGCCATGTTGTGCGGAGCGCGGCTCAAGCCGTCGAATGTCTTCTTCCGGATGAGCAGTTGCGCCCGCCGTCGCGAGACGCGCGTCGGTTAACAAATTCTTTCGCGATGCCCCAAACTGGAACTTGGTTTGTTGCAACGGTGGTGCTCCCCCTCGGCAGGCCATGCTTTTTGGTTCGTTGGGGCATGCCGTTGCAAACCAGCAGCCAATCGGCATGCGTTGGGGCGGCAACTCTGCGGACTCTGGATCATTCGAGAGCAGGAGATGCGCAGTCGCCACAGGAGAGGCCGTGAATGAGAGTTGGCGCTGTCCTTGCTTAGCGTCACGTGCCTTCGCGACACTACATCGGAGCTTCGTGTAACCCCCGTGTCTCTCCAACCATCATCTCAGTCCTCTCCAGACGCCGGCCGGATTGACCGAATTTCGCAGTATCGCGTTCCGATTTGGAACAGTGTTCAATTTGAAACGGCACTTCCTGTCTCGGGTGACCGCTAGTGCCAATGTTCGACATCGCCGCTGCGCGGGAGCCAGCGGAGGAAGGCGACCATTCCGTCTCCGACGTCACGATCATCGGTGCGGGCGCCGCCGGTTCGATGGCTGCGATCGTTCTGGCGCGGCGAGGAATTTCCGTCACGCTTGTCGACATGCGTGCCAAACATCCTCCGGAATTTCGCTGCGAAAAAATTGTCGACGACCAACTCGAGCTGATCAAGCAACTTCAACTTCTCGACCTCCTGAAGCAGATTTCAACGCGCGTCGACCGGATGCTGGTCGTGCGGCCCGGCAACATTCAGGAGCTGCGTAAAACGACCGAATACGGCTTCAGCTATCAGGACTTCATCAATTCGTTGCGGTCGAACCTTCCCGGACGCGTGCGGTTCATCAACGAGCGGGTTGCAAAGATTCGTAACGGCGAAGAGACACAGATCATCGAACTCGCCAATGGCGAAACGCTTTCGACGCGTCTCGTCGTGCTGGCGACCGGGCTGGCGCAGGGACTACGTCAAAACCTCGGAATGGCGCTCGATACTGTTCATCATCATCACTCGCTCTGCGTCGGCTTTTCGGTGCGACCAGGTGCAGGACAGAAATTCAATTTTCCGGCGCTGACGTATTACAGCGAGCGCCTTGAAAGCAGCATTGCCTACATCACGCTGTTTCCGATGGGCGACGTGATGCGCGCCAATCTCTTCACCTATCACGGCTATCAGGATACGTTTGTCGCCGAGATCAGAAACGATCCGATTTCGGCGCTTTACAGTGCAATGCCTGGGCTCGAGAAATTTCTCGGATCGTTCGAGGTGACCGATGGCGTTCGGATCAGAATGATCGACCTCGATCGTGTGGCGAACCACCGTCAGCACGGCGTTGTTTTGATCGGCGATGCGTTTCAGACGTCATGCCCTGCGACCGGCACGGGATTGACCCGGTGCATGAACGACGTCGCGCGTTTGTCGGAGCACATCGACGATTGGCTTGCGGCGCCCGGCATGAGCCGGAGCAAACTCGCGTCATTCTACGACGATCGCCGGAAGACGTCGGTTGATGATCATGCGACTTATGCAGCCCATTATGCGCGCAAATTCGCGACCGACCGGAGCCTGAGCTGGGATCTGCGGCGCATCAAAACGGTTCTGCGATCTCGCTTCAACATCATGGAAGCTTCTCTCGGGGAGCGATTGAGCCTGCTGTCGGCATTTTTGATCCAATAGCGTCTTGACCGAATAGCTTCTGGCCGAGACTTACGACGCAATGCGCGGGAGCCTATCGGCAATCGAGCGCGCGAGCGCCATCAGTTTGGGCTTCCGCGAAATATAGGCGATGGCTTTTCTGCGAGCGATGAAGGGCGTGCCGCGCAAACTCAGCGGTGTCGTCAATTCCGCCATCGGCACGGGCGAAACGCCGAACTCGTCCTTATACCGGTGCGCGCCCACCGACAGATCAAAGGTACGGCAGCCTTCGGAATGCAGCGCTTCGAGAGCCTGATGTATGATCATCTTGCCCAATCCGAGCGGCCGCCATGAGGGATCTTGCGACTGGCTCATCCGTATGAGCGTGGTGTGATCGTTATTCTTGAGGGCGAAGAATGTCGCGACGATTTCGGCATCAGCCGCGAGTACGAACATCACCGCGTGCCCGGTCACGAGACCACGCAAAAGCTGACGGCGATAGAACTCTTGGTAGACCGGTTCATTGAACACATGCTTGGCGCCGCGGGCGGCCAAGCGCGAGGTTTGTTGTTCCTGGAGCACTTGGAGGGCTTCCACCGCCTCATCGTTGTTCGTGATGCGTCGCAGCCGCCCTCCGTTCTCGTTAGTGAACTTGGTTGCGCGGCGGCGCAGTTCCCGGCGCGCGGATTTACTGAGCGTCGACAGGTATTCGTTCCAATCGTCGCCGAGCGATACGATATGGCCGCTCAGATCACTGCTTCCGATGCCGGAAAGCGTCGTCATGGGGTTGACGTTAGAGCCTAGCGACAATGGCATTTTTTGCAGCGTCAGGACGTCCGCCGGCGGAAGCGCTCGCAGAATGGCCGGCCAAATGTCGTCGGTAAAGCCCCGAAAATCGTAGTCCGAGCGCGCGAGGGGGGCGTTGTAGTCCGTAATCCATAGATCGGCGAATTCGATCCGCCTGATCCCGCTCTGAGAGTGCCGCATGAGCGGGATCATCATGAGGTCACGGCCGGAACTTCGCTCTACAACACAGACGATGACGGGTTCGATGCCGGTGGCCGTGAAGGATTCGTACCAATTTCCGATCCAATGGGCCGTTTGAAAGGGCGATGCAAATGCGTGCCGTTCAAGCGCCTGCCAGCGATCGGAAATGGAACTCCAGGTCGAGGCGATTTCGATGGTGAAATTTGGATTGGTGGCAGCGGTCACGAGTAAATCCGGGGCGAGGGGATACGACACGGCGAACCGCGCCGTCCGAAGGTTGCACAATGGATGCCAGCCCGCTGTCTCGCAGGAAGAATTTATGTCATTCAAAAACTAACGTTCTGCTAGCGGCTCGCTCGAGAGCACCACAATTTGAGCGTCGCCAGGCGCAGGCTCGTCATTTTGACGGCGATACGCTGCTGGTTGCGTGAGCCGGGCTCAACTCGTTGTCGATGTCGATGGATTTGCATCCACCCGCGCGGAGCAATTCATTGACGCGATCGGCGTCGCGGCGCAGTTCCGCCAATTTTGCGACCTTATCGGGATCGAGGTTTTTCTGCCCTTCCAGATGCTGGATCCAGCCGACGAGGTTGTCGGAACCCAGTTCAAGCGAACCCTGCAGCTGCTTTATTTTTGCGATATGCTGCTGGACGAATGCTGTCGGCTCGGCGCAAGGATCGCCGGATGATTGATCCGGAGCTTTGTGGTGCTTCGCCGAACTTTCTGCGGGCAACCCGATGAGGCCGTAAATCAACGCGACGCCCGCAAGGGCGGCTAGGCGAAGACGGTTCGTGGGAGGGTGTGTCGGCATCAAATTCCGCGTCTGAGCATTCGTGGTCGAGCGAGTCGCGTTTCGCAAAAGTAGCGCAGGCGGAATATTTGCGAAATGCGGCGTTCGGCGATGTTTGAAGGGCCGCTATCGATCGCGGCGTATTAGACATGGCAAATAGGACGGGCCGGTGGCGAGCCACCTAGCGCCAGGCGCAGACGAGGTTTGCGAGATTCGCGCAGCGTCTTATGGCGCTCAGCGGCATTTCCGGGCGACGGGGCGAGGCCTATGATTTACATCAGTGATTCTGGCGCTGTTGTGCTCGGACACAACCTTGGGTCGGCGAATTCATACAGTTTCGAAATGCTCAGGCAGACAGCCCGGCTCGTCTGTGGTCCCGGAGCAATCCCGGGATTGAAAAAAGTGGACGCTGTTCGATGCCGGGGGCCGAGCAACTAGATTCCCAGAAATAGTTCCGATAAATTTGCCGGGCTCAGCGGGGGCGTGGGGCAGGGGGAATTCGGAACGTGAAGTTTCGTGCAATCTTCAATTTGACCGGCAGCATGCTGGTCGCCGCGGGATTGTCCGCGTGCGCCGGTTCGGCGCCGTCTTTGCCGTCTGCCCAATATCTCGCATCGCCCGAAAAAGACGAAGAGCCGAAGGCGATTTCGGATCCGAACGAAGCGTTCAACCGCGCCGTCTTCGACAACAATCAGAAATTCAATCACGCCGTTCTCTATCCCGCAGCCAAAGCTTACAACGAGAACGTTCCCCAGGCGGTGCGCGACCGGGTCGAAGCCTTCTCGACGAACCTTTCTGAGCCGATGGTGTTTGCGAACGACATTCTGCAGCTCCGTCCGCAGGCGGCCGCAACCACGTTCGGACGTTTCGCTTTGAATTCGACGCTCGGAATTGGCGGCCTGTTCGACGTTGCGGCGACGCAAGGTCTCGATCGCCAGTCGGGCGATTTCGGCCAGACCATGTATGTCTGGGGGTATCGTGACAGCAGCTACCTGGTGCTGCCGATCGTCGGTCCGACAAACGTCAGAGACGCGATGGGCAGTACTATCGAGTTTGCGGCTCAGTTGGATTCGGGTGCGTTCCTCCCCGCATCGCTTTTGTCGATGAAGAGCGTCGCGGATTTCATTGAAGACGTTCAACCCGTGACAAATGCCGTCGGTGTGGCGGGAACCGTGTCGAGCCCGCTCACCAATCTCAGCAAAGCACAGGATATGGAGACGCTCGAGGACAGTTCGCTCGACTTCTATACGATGCTCAGAAGCGTGACGGATCAGAAGCGTCAGGCGGAACTGCAGGAAGCATTGGATACGAGCGCTCTGACGAGCACGCCGCCCGCGCCGGATCCGAACGCAATCGAGCCTGTGACCGTGCTCGTGTCGTCGCCGACGATGCTGGAAGTGCGGCGAGTCGTCGATGCGTCCAAGACCGCAAGTCCCGCCACCGGCACCATGGTGATCATCGGGCCGCCGGTGCCGGCGGAAGCGCCGGTCGCGCGGTGATCGGAATCACGACACGTCATTTCCATTGATGCATTCACGTTGACGCAATAACGAATCGCGCTTGGCCGTCGACGGTTATTTGCCGCGTCGGGTCGCGCCGTCAGATTGGCACAAGGCCACGCACAGAAATTGGACGCCAGGAATCGAGCTGCTTGCGCGAACGTTTTCGGCGTTCCTGCGCGCGGTCCGACGCGAGCCTCCGTGGCAAGGTGCGATATGTTGAAAAGAGCAATTGCTCAGGTCGACGACGAAAATGAGCAGCCGCTCATCATCGGCAAGGCTCCGCTGGTTCGTCATCTTTATGAAGGACGAGACATTACGCCGATTTGGAACGACCTGTTGGCGCGTGTGACCGCGGACGCGAACGACGCTGCCGCGTTCCTCGACCTTTCAACGATTTTGTACACGTTGGGCCAGCCCGATAAGGCGGTGCTTGCGCAGACAGCGGCGCTCGACATTCGCCGGACTTTTCACATCCGCAATGGGCGAGGGACGGGGCCGAGAATTCTCGTTTTCGTGACTGCTGGTGACTTCATGGCCAACACGCCGATCGAGTTTCTTCTGGAGGCTTCGGACGCGAACGTTTTGCTGCACTATGTCGACGCCGGTACGAAAGATCTTTCGGGCGTGCCCGATCACGATGTGGCGTTCGTCGCTATCGGCGAGTCTCCGGCCAATCGGCCTGTCCTTCAGAGGCTCGAACGGCTCCTGATCGGGTGGGCGATGCCCATCATGAACAATGCGCCGTTGCGGATCGTGGCGCTCACTCGGGATGGTGTCGCGGAGAGCTTCGTCGACGAGCCGTCGATCTTGGCGCCTCCGACAGTCGGCGTCTCGCGCAATACGCTCGAGCAAATAGCGGCGCGTCAATTTCCGCCCGGCGGGATGGATTATCCGATCATCGTGCGGCCTGTCGGAACGCACGCCGGCAAATCCATGGAAAAAATCACGAACGAAGAAGAACTCAGCCGCTACCTCGATGGCCAATCGGAGGCTG includes:
- a CDS encoding GNAT family N-acetyltransferase, whose amino-acid sequence is MTAATNPNFTIEIASTWSSISDRWQALERHAFASPFQTAHWIGNWYESFTATGIEPVIVCVVERSSGRDLMMIPLMRHSQSGIRRIEFADLWITDYNAPLARSDYDFRGFTDDIWPAILRALPPADVLTLQKMPLSLGSNVNPMTTLSGIGSSDLSGHIVSLGDDWNEYLSTLSKSARRELRRRATKFTNENGGRLRRITNNDEAVEALQVLQEQQTSRLAARGAKHVFNEPVYQEFYRRQLLRGLVTGHAVMFVLAADAEIVATFFALKNNDHTTLIRMSQSQDPSWRPLGLGKMIIHQALEALHSEGCRTFDLSVGAHRYKDEFGVSPVPMAELTTPLSLRGTPFIARRKAIAYISRKPKLMALARSIADRLPRIAS
- a CDS encoding VacJ family lipoprotein translates to MKFRAIFNLTGSMLVAAGLSACAGSAPSLPSAQYLASPEKDEEPKAISDPNEAFNRAVFDNNQKFNHAVLYPAAKAYNENVPQAVRDRVEAFSTNLSEPMVFANDILQLRPQAAATTFGRFALNSTLGIGGLFDVAATQGLDRQSGDFGQTMYVWGYRDSSYLVLPIVGPTNVRDAMGSTIEFAAQLDSGAFLPASLLSMKSVADFIEDVQPVTNAVGVAGTVSSPLTNLSKAQDMETLEDSSLDFYTMLRSVTDQKRQAELQEALDTSALTSTPPAPDPNAIEPVTVLVSSPTMLEVRRVVDASKTASPATGTMVIIGPPVPAEAPVAR
- a CDS encoding RimK family alpha-L-glutamate ligase, with translation MLKRAIAQVDDENEQPLIIGKAPLVRHLYEGRDITPIWNDLLARVTADANDAAAFLDLSTILYTLGQPDKAVLAQTAALDIRRTFHIRNGRGTGPRILVFVTAGDFMANTPIEFLLEASDANVLLHYVDAGTKDLSGVPDHDVAFVAIGESPANRPVLQRLERLLIGWAMPIMNNAPLRIVALTRDGVAESFVDEPSILAPPTVGVSRNTLEQIAARQFPPGGMDYPIIVRPVGTHAGKSMEKITNEEELSRYLDGQSEAEYYIAPFIDYSGPDGKFRKQRIAFIDGKAYASHLAVSDHWMVHYLSAGMAKYADRRAEEAAWMRDFDSDFAARHAVAFDALHRRLGLDYFAIDCAELPDGRLLLFEADVAMIVHSMDSDVTFPYKKQAMSKLFDAFENALQRRIQPKMISAA